The following coding sequences lie in one Peromyscus maniculatus bairdii isolate BWxNUB_F1_BW_parent chromosome 3, HU_Pman_BW_mat_3.1, whole genome shotgun sequence genomic window:
- the Gatad1 gene encoding GATA zinc finger domain-containing protein 1 — MPLGLKPTCSVCKTTSSSMWKKSPQGDILCHHCTGRGGGAGGGGAGAAGGAGVAGAFGTAAFASTSAGPPQSNGGGGGKQSKQEIHRRSARLRNTKYKSAPAAEKKVSTKGKGRRHIFKLKNPIKAPESVSTIITAESIFYKGVYYQIGDVVSVIDEQDGKPYYAQIRGFIQDQYCEKSAALTWLIPTLASPRDQFDPASYIIGPEEDLPRKMEYLEFVCHAPSEYFKSRSSPFPTVPTRPEKGYIWTHVGPTPAITIKETVANHL; from the exons ATGCCGCTGGGCCTGAAGCCCACCTGCAGCGTGTGCAAGACCACGTCGTCCTCCATGTGGAAGAAGAGCCCACAGGGCGACATCCTCTGTCACCACTGCACGGGCCGGGGCGGCGGGGCCGGCGGCGGAGGGGCCGGGGCGGCGGGCGGGGCCGGGGTCGCCGGCGCCTTCGGCACGGCCGCCTTCGCCAGCACCTCGGCCGGCCCTCCGCAGAGCAACGGGGGCGGGGGTGGCAAGCAG AGTAAGCAAGAAATTCACAGAAGGTCTGCTCGGCTCAGAAATACCAAATACAAATCTGCTCCAGCTGCTGAAAAGAAAGTTTCCActaaaggaaaagggagaaggcacatttttaaattaaaaaac CCTATCAAAGCTCCTGAATCTGTTTCTACCATAATTACTGCAGAGTCAATCTTCTACAAG GGAGTGTATTACCAAATTGGTGATGTTGTTTCCGTGATTGATGAGCAAGATGGAAAGCCGTACTATGCTCAGATCAGGGGTTTTATTCAGGACCAGTACTGTGAGAAGAGCGCAGCACTGACCTGGCTCATTCCTACCCTTGCCAGCCCCAGAGACCAGTTTGATCCTGCGTCCTATATCATAG GGCCAGAGGAAGATCTTCCAAGGAAGATGGAATACCTGGAATTTGTTTGCCACGCACCTTCTGAGTATTTCAAGTCAAGGTCGTCACCATTTCCTACAGTTCCCACCAGACCAGAGAAAGGCTACATATGGACTCATGTTGGACCTACTCCTGCAATAACTATTAAAGAAACAGTTGCCAACCACTTATAG